DNA from Canis lupus familiaris isolate Mischka breed German Shepherd chromosome 33, alternate assembly UU_Cfam_GSD_1.0, whole genome shotgun sequence:
AAAATGTGGAATAGCATATAGCGGTTagaatagatgatagataaatctATCATAGGATAACTTTAAAGGAAATCAATTAGATTGATCTATCTGTGTTTCAACTCAAAAATATGTTGAGCAGAAAAAAGTATATAGACAGTATGTGTTTAGCATACAacttaagtaaatttttaaaaacacattaagtaaatatataaagtgGGCTAAAAGGATTCCAAACCCACAGTGAATTTTACCTCTGTGGAGGGCAAAGTTAGGGGGAAGTGGGAATGAGAGGCTAGtaatattatatttcttaaaaaacaactacgaaaagaaaaagaaaaaagggaagtaaGGTAAGATAAAGCGTTAAAAGTTTTACATCTGGGTGATAGAAATATAGGTgcttcttgttttattctttgcatttttctgcagttctagaaatgtaaaagaagaaagaaggaaggaaggaaggaaggaaaaagaaaaaggaaaatacaaatatccaACCAAAGTTCTCCAGAAAGacccttttactttctttataaagTCAAGTAAACTCTAAACAATTGGCCTTGatgttattaataaatatacctttaaaaaaataaataaataaataaataaataaatatacctttaaagtataaaattttgtATTGGAGGTTTTAAAGCATTGGGAAACTGGTTGTGGCTCCAGATTTCATTCCTCAGATGCAACAGGATGAAACTATTGTCTAAGAGAATGCAGAGAAGTCTGACTCCCCGCGACGACGTTGCTCCCTGGATACACCCATTTGTATCCAACCCTCATTCTCCCAAACCCCTAATGGCATATTCTGTTGAGGAAGCACCATGGCTTGCTTCAAGACATATTCATTTTCCTTGTGCCTTTTTGCtctttgtgaaaaagaaaactttctggaGGCGGAGCTTGTTTGAGCAACAACACCCTCTTTAAAAACCAGAGTCTCCACGCTTACTGGATCACTTCAGTTCCAGCATCCTGCCTAGCAAAGAAGCAATTAGCCAAAATGATGCCTGGAGGCTTAACTGAAGCCAAACCTGCCACTCCAGAAGTCCAGGAGATTGCTAATGAGGTGAGttgatgtctctcatgaaaaggATTGATCTAATATCTTGGTTCCTAGGTGGGCCGTCTTAAGCGTGTGGGTGAACTTGAAAACCAGAACACTGAGAAATGTGGGGTTTTGTTCAGCCTTCCCTACAACTAAAAACTTTTTCAGATGAAACCTCTAATAATCCTATGAGAGTGATCTTGAGCAAGTAAcatcccttctctgagcctcagtttccccattaataaaagaatttatattgGCTCATCTTTATAGGCTTACAATGTATGATTCTAGGATTACTAATTCAGTCTGTTGAAGCTTCTAATCTTACCAAATGGAGCCAACATGTAATTAAAGTCTGAAGTTGTTAACAATTTGACGAACTAGACTTCACACGCTCTgcagggagatttttttaaatgggttaaAGGAAGAACAATATTGCGAAGACAATCCACTTACACACTTCCTGCCAATTTGcctaatagaaaatatttcagtcTCTTCATATTTAGAAGATGATTAAACTAGTAGGAAAGAGGCGTGGCATAGTCTATGGTGATTCCAAAATTGATTATGGTGAAAACAGAACTCAATGTTTTTAGTAAGttgatatatttttctaagtgttGTTTCACTGGCTATCATCtatatgataaaattttattatactgcatattttatgaaaagaaaatatatataagttactattttaggtttttaaattgttCCCCTATTTTCTTGTATCGttccttgttttttctctgtGAAACTTCATTCTATGACTCTGGCCAACAAGATCAACTTCTTGTGTAAGTGAAAGAGATAGGATCTCTATGTTAGGGCTCTGGAGTGCTCCCCAGAGATTGGATGCCTGGAATTCTACATTCTTTGGGGATAAATCTTTCCCTTTCaagagttcttttaaaaaacatatactttgtagcttttctttctttaatgggTAATATTGAGTCATTAATACCTTTATTTGAGTTCCTGTATCAGTTCAGTTTTCTCAAAAGTCAATGTACACATAAATTACCTGAGGGCCTTGTTCAAATGCAGATATGGTACGGTGGGCTGAGAgcctgcatttctaaccagctcccaaGAGATGTTTATGCTGCTGTCCATGACCTCGTGGCCTACAGGACTGGAGATACATGATATTCTAGAGGCCTATGGGAGATGGGCTTTCtaaaagcagagcacagagggtgcttggtggtgcagttggttgagcctctgactcttggtttcagctcaggtcacgtcaggctctgagctcagcacacagtctgcttaagagtctctccctctccttttaaagcccttccccttgctctctctctctaaaataaatagataaatcttttataaataaataaataaataaataaataaataaataaataaataaatgctgagcactgcaaaaaaattctcaattctACTTATGAGATGAAGATCACCTTCTTGCTCTGCTGATCTCCGTGCTGTAAGAACTACATAAGGTGATGTGCATAACAATGActtgaaaacaagaaagaaatatgcATAGGTGAGGCATCACAGGTATTTGCTTCAAATCTTTGCTTCACCTATGACCCTGGAAACTCCCCCTGAGACTCTCTAGGGACCAGAGCTGTaagggaaatggggaaataaCTGAGATTTCGTTTATAGAGAGTGTGCAgaaaattttaatgacttttaaaaagcctatcttctttagaagaataatttttcttttaataagaagCTATAAGAAGGCCTTGCATTGTTAAAAAAACATCCATCTGTGAGCCACATCTTAAATTATGAAActaatttgaaaatgtgtttcttcCTGCTTACctcaggccccagccctgccaagGAGGTAGAATGAGAGCTTGGTATTAACAATAGCTGTAGGGCAGACCCGGTGGCCCTGCGGTTgagcaccgccttcggcctggggtgtgatcctggagacccaggatcgagtcccatgtcaggctccctgcatggagcctgcttctccctctgcctgtgtttctgcctctctctctctctcatgaataaataaataaaatcttaaaaaaaaaaaaaaaaagcaatagctACATCACCCCGGAAAGTTGCTTTGAAGTTTCAAAAGCCCTATCTTCCATGCGACCTCTCCTTTGATCTTCATAACCCCTGGAGCAGGGAAGGAAATCATCATGTCCATTTCTCACATAAGATTtcaaactgagattcagagagattaaTATCTGCCTAGTTAAGAAGCTAGACTATCTTCAGATTTTTGACCTTCTGCCTTTTCCCCTGTACAGTGGCAGGAACATAGAGAAGCATGAGAGTTGAGGGAAATACATGGTATGGAAAGTTGCCTTATCTGTGCAAGCAGTAAGCCTCAGATTTAAATCAATTTGAGAAATGAATATCAGCAAATCATTTCTTGAATATCTCTAAGGTGTCCAGCATTGTGCTAAATGTTGTAGAAGATGCATAAGGACTTTAAGACTTGGCCCCTGCCCTCAAGGGATTTACAGTCCATTTAGAGAAGTCAAGATAACTGgaacataataataaaacaatctcCAGttaggaacattttttaaattgtaggtCTGTAACCAGGAAGGACATTAGAGATTGCCCATCAAAGCTCCTAACTTCCAGGTGAATAATTACTGTGTAGTAATTCAGCTCCTGGGGTATTAAGTTCCCAGTTATCATTTGGCACTGCTCTCACAGGAAAACCTTAGGGAACAATTCCCAATTATGTATTAGAAGGCAGAGGAATGATCAGTTTAGGAAGCACTTACCTATCAATGATAAAGTTTATCTCCCCACAAACAACCCCAAGAAGCAGGTATTACCAAAACCACCTTTAGGTGAAGAAATTTAATCAATACCTCCAAGATTATAGAATTAGTTAGGTGCCCAGTCAGAGCCAGGCAAATAAGTAGGTGTTGGTGGTTATACATTTAGTATGATCTGAGGTGGTCCTAAGGAATACCACCACTACCTGTCATTTACCTTGTAATTTTATCTCTTTGGtgtttttttatgtattcaaactttttaaaatcacctgttaaaatgcaggtattaaaaataaataaacaaacaaataaacaaataaataaataaaatgcaggtaTTCTTAGAGGACATGAAGTTTATCAGCTTTCCCTGTCCTTAATAGAGAGCTTCTTAGTGGAATGCCAACTGAAGGAAAAACTCCAtttgggagagaaggaaaggaaaagggaggcCATCTCATAGAGAGGGGAAAGtaacaaagataaaataagaacTGCAGGTTTAAGGAATTTGATGTCAAAAAGAAAGGGATGTTGGATGaggtcagaaaaagaagaaaatcaatcaaAGAGCTTGGGGTTGAGAAGACTTGAATatttctgaaggaagaaaaaagggagtaTCCCCATTCTGAAGATAATAGACACTGAAGGATAATTGTGTATCATGTATCACTAAAGGATGTAAATGGTACTTAGGTCCCATGTACACATGGAAAAAACTCTCCTTTCCCAGGATTCTCTGTATTAGTTGAGGGTCTCTGCTATCCTCTTCTATCCTCTTTCCTTTGTGGGAAAGCAAAGTGTCATGAAGAAAAACAGTCCTGCTTTCTTCATTCAGAAAACATTATGTACAGAGTACTGTGTGAATTGCTGTAGGGACAGAAGGGACACCAAGATGATTCTTGCCTTCAGAGACATTTACAAAATAGAAGATAAGAGATACGCTCAAGGAAATAAAGAGCTATACTTGGCCTGAGAATTGGAATGAGAATTCTGACTATGTTTATGTGCAGGAAAGAACTgttatttcaataattatttttagaataaggTCTATTATTATGCATGTGCAGGTATATACacaacacaccacacacacacacacacacacacacacccctaagtCAAACCTAATTGCTGAATGCCATTCCTGGCAAACACACAGACCATAACACTATACAAACACCTCCTCTGCATACCATCAAGGACACCACACCTTGGAGCTTAGCATGTCACAGCTGTCACTCACCCACCCATTTGTGTTCTCCTCTCCAACCACAGCCTCTTCATCAGTCACATCTCCACTGCGCCACACCCAGAGAACCTGCCATCCAGCTGCATCACAATCTTTCAGGCACTTATGCTCCTGTCTTCATCATCAGAATATGCCTAGGTCCACTTGAGCACTCATCTAGCCGGGACCCATGATGGGTGGTTTCATGAACTCTTCCACCCCTGATTGCTGTTGACCCCGTGCAATTCTCGCATTGCAATCCTCAATTAGAGATCACTCCCACTGTCACCACTTCCTCTTCAGCTTCTGCTCCAGGTTCAGAAACTTTGCTTAAGGAAGTTGTAGAACCACAGAAACTCACTCAATAGAAATCTATGAATTCATGCCAGCAAACAACCCCAGCAGGAGCCTCAGGCTACCAGAACATCCTTTCAGTCACATCCTATGGGCCCTTTTCTAGAAACCCCAGAGAAGTGGACCTGGAcctcctctctccttggtttCTCAGTCCCTCCCATCCCCATGGCCCCTCCAGCCAGTATCTCAGTTCCTTCTCTTAAAAGACTGCAGTCATCTGGTACAAGAACACTCCCAATTTCCTTACGCCCTGCTGGATCTCATTCTTCCCTCCAGTCCAAgactctttcccttcctctcttatgTGGGGTGCCATCATTTCTTGCATACCAGGTACCTTGCCCCATACATGCCCCTTCCTTCAAAACATAGATGACAAATGTCTATAAGTCACTTATCAGCTCTACTCTACTTTTATGCTATATGCAAACTCTCCTTTCTTACTTTGTAAAACATCCCAAAGTATGGTGAACTCATGTTGCCACTATCACCTTTCTACCCATTCTTCTCTAAATTACGCATAGCCCAGTGTTTCTGCAGAATGATTATAGACGGGGAAAGTGCCTAGGTGTTGGGTGCAGCATGGCTCAAATCTTCAGATCCCAGAGAACTAACAACTCACCAAGATTCATGCTCTgcaacaataaaaatatcttgaacAGCTTTAGGGTAATTGTGCCAGTTGTTCCTCTCTGGTAGCATCCTTTCTCCGGCTGGGGCCCAAGTGACAAACCCACACTGTTTCTTCCAGCGTCTCAGCCACTACCATGCATGACAGGCTGAGGAAGGTGAATGCCAACTGTGTTCAGCTCAAGGTCTGTCTGTGTACCACCAGGTCCCAGACCACCACTCCCAGCTGGCCTCCATCCTCCCAGCACCCATCCctgggcaggggtaggggtgtTCAACACCAAGCTACCTTCTGAAAATCCACTGACCATTTCCTTCCTATTATGCCTCCTTACTTGCCCTCAGCTTAGACCTCATCACCCCAGATTCATAGCACCCAACACTAGAAGAACACCAAACTGTTTCACTGGGAAAAGAGAACAAGGCGAGGGGTAATAAGTACAGTAAACCTGAAATCATGGCACACAGTCTAACAAGTGCCAGTGCACTTACCAAAACAAACCAGAACATTGGAAATCAGCTCTCTTATGGAAAATTCTGGACTTGTGGCCTGCACAGATGCAGGAGAAAGGTTACAAATTTTGATCTATTTTTTAGGAcagttagaaataaaattttctgatattcggtaaaaaataaaaccaaaccaccATCACCAAAAGACTGGAAACCAGAAGGAATACAGGTCATTGGAACAGATAAATCAGATACTTACACTATCAGACAAGGGATTGAAAATCTTAGGTTACtgtaattaataatttttcagcCTTCAGCAGTCATGTTCTCCTCACAGCTTCAGGtccctcatttgtgaaatgagattTGAATAGACAATTTTGGGTTTGGAGATTAACCCTTTCCAACTCAGCTCCTAACTTAACTGGTACCCAGTGTTGGCTCAGAGGGATTAGACAGGGGAAGCAATAGGACAGTAAGGCTACTCTCCCTACTCgatttctctctgcatttctgcctaccttttcctcctctctcctgcacCCTACCTCTTTCCATTTGGGTTTTTTGCCCCTCATGATttgtctccttcctttctccacttTGAAGCTTCATTTTCCATCTCACTTTCCATCTTCATTTTCCACCTCAAGAAAGCAATATCACACTCTTCTCATCCATTCTGAAGGTCACAGGAGAAATGGATAGTGGTCCATGAGGTGCTACATCCTCTAAAATGGTCTGAGAactcaaagagttgaaaaatgTTTACATCTTTGAAAACCAGTTCTGGTACACCAACCAAAGCACCAATAGAAAAGGATTCAGTATATCTGTCCACTGATGGGAAGGACTGAACGGCCTTGGGAGAACCCAGATGCACAAGAGGCCCGCCTGAAATACGTAAAAATGCTTTAGTTAAGGGAAGGGAGGCAATTTCCCAATAAACAAGATATATCGAACATACACATCTACTTTCTTTTAGATGACAGAAAAAGATTAGAAGAGAAAGGCTACAAAACCACAAATAGGAAGAGAACAGGAGATAGGCAAACACCACCTCAGAGATACTGACCAAACCTTGGAAGACAGAAAACCAGTGAACGATGGAAAATGACTGGGCCACCTAGACGGAGCCCAGCCACAGAAGGGAAAGATGAGCCAGCAGCAAGTGGATTCATGGTGCAGAATTTCGAAGTGGCTCAAGCACTAGCAATGCCAGAAACATATGAAGATGAGAGTGAGGCATAGGGCTAACACCAGGAAAACCGATGGCAGATCTGTATGAGGAGCAATGAGGCCGCCCCTTTCACTATCTTCCAAGCTGTACTCTTATCTTAACAAAGTGAGTCAGAGAGAACATAGTGGACACTAGCATATCAGGCTCAGCTGAGGGAGGGATGAAGGACTGATACTGAAAACCAGTAGAGTTAGTAAAAGTTCATAGATTGCATTTGAGACTCTCCAGTCCTTTGTCATGCTTGGTTCGGGTAAGCTGGCACCAAAGCTTATAATCCCTCTGTGGTAGACAGACTGGTGGCCAACAACCCAATCCCTGAATCCTGTAAACGTGTTATCCCCCATGGCAAAGGAAATTGCAGATGTGATTGAATCAAAGGTCTTGAGGTACCCtatattatttttgcaactttgagtctgaaattatttccaaataaaaaatgtggaAGTGAAGTAGTAATTATTGCTCTCCctcccatttttattaaaacttcttATCAGAGCTTTACTAGTGAAAACATTAccatattgccaaattgccatGCTGAGTTGATGTAAATGCAGCCTAAAGcagaaaaatttaacattttagttagcccatgtaatttttttgaagatagatggtttcttttccttgaaatacCAAAAATACCTCTCGTTACTATGTTCAAGGACCTTTAGAAACACAAGGTTCCCGGACTTGTAAATCACACAAATGGAGTCCCATATAGCTTTGGTAAtgtgtttcctctttttctcttcttaaggTTAAACCTCAgcttgaagaaaaaacaaatgagactTACCAAGAATTTGAAGCCGTAGAGTATAAAACTCAAGTGGTGGCTGGAATAAATTACTACATTAAGGTTAGAGTTCAACATCCTTGATGAGTTCACCTTGGCACTAAAAGATATGGGATTTTTCACTTGGTGTGATGCTTCCTGTCACCCCTACCATTTTTGTCCCTTCCGGTTGTCCTAAATGAAGGTGCTTACCTAGCATGAAATTGAGAGTGGTAATAGACTCTCAAATTTGGTAGATGATGGTATATTTATACTATCTGTTTCCTATGAATTTAGAAAGCTCTCTTATGTTGACTCCTTCCAAATTACAATTACAATTTACAAATTACGTTTGTCAAAAATCGTATAGAAAGAGATTTCATAACAGTTCCAAGCATGCTTAGTTTGTGGCTATAGCGCTTTTTGTGTAAAGTGAGAGAATATCTCAGTTGCCCACGGGCTTGGAGCTGAGCCAGATGCTCCACTCAAAGCTTTATGATTCTATGTGTCTACACTATATGGATTTTAGGAATGACTTAAATACATTTAAGGTGGGAAAATAGTTGAAACCTCTTTTGTCTTTTACATAAGCATTTTGATTAACACAATGTAAACAATTTTTGCAATTCAAGTAAGTGGATTCAATTTGTGACACTGAAGGTATAGTTTAAAACAGTGGAACATTTAAgataatttagaatttaattCATAGCTACATCAACAAATTAAGTGATGCACTATCCCAGTTGTAACTGAAGAAAATGGTTGCAAAGTTGAGAGAAAACCAATTCAACAAGTCAACCGTAGATACTTGAGAACTATCTTCATCTTTTTGTATTGAGATGATAATTctgatttaataaataataacagataTTCAAACGTATGTGCTTGATCTTTACAAAACCATTTGACCAAGGCACAGtctggcttatttttctttaacaattaACTACTTACGacataaaatgcttaaaaaatgttttcagcaaaaaatttaaaataacagatCCTAACCAGCTCAGCATAGGAAGATTACAACACTGGGTCATGTAAATGGATCAGCGCAGTCCTACTGAATTTGGGCTCCTAGCATATGCCAGGGTCCTGTGGTGGAGCACATGAATGAGATCCCGCCTTATCCTCAGAAAGCAATGGCACAatcatttcctcctttctcaaTCTGCTTTCTTCACAgctaaaaaagaatgttttccacttaaaaatgattttgttcaAAGACAAGAAACATTGCATCAAAATTGAAATCATTGTTTTAATAGTTTACAATTAGTCCTAGTTCATAAATTTCACAAATTAACCAGCTCATGTATTTCCTAAAAAGCTCATCAAGAAACTTGAAAATTTCATTCCTTAAGACCACTTGCCTGGTTAACTTTCTCATACTGGATTACAACTGCTGACTCCAGTCCCCCCATTACTTCCTGCCATCTAGCTGTTGATCTCTGCTCTGAACTGTTCTCTACATGTAAGGTCTTTCTGATGATGAGACCTTCTATGTTCTTTCTCAAGTATCTATCAAGAGGCAGGTGGTGGAATGGAAGGGCTGCAGCCTGTGGTGTCAGGTAGTTCTGGGTTTGATCCCCTGTTCAATTTGTGCCACTAGTCAGTGCCTGTGTGATCACAGCCCTTcatcttctctgagcctcaaggGCCTTATCTGTGCAATGCAGATAAAAACCTACTTTGCCAGATGTTGTGTGGAATAAATGAGCAAgaaatttactgagcacttacaaCGTGCCAGGCAGGCTCTGTTCTTAGGGCTGGACATGTATTATCTCTTTGAATCCACTCAGCAAATCTATGAGCTAAGTGTGATGATTTCCCTTGTGTTACTGATGAGAAAATGGAGCCCCAGGGAGATGGAGCAACTAACAAATATCATACAGTTGTAAGAGCAGAGGCAGGATATGAAGCCAGGTGGTCTGATGCTGAACTACTGGCTGTGCTGCTTCTAATAATGTATGCAAAGGCTGATGTCCTGTTCTAAGTACagaataaatgcttttaaaagtttacatagaaaaaaaaaaaagtttacatagTAGGGgaatctgagtggctcagttggtggagcatctaactcttgatctcagcctgGGTCTTGATCTTAGGTTATAAGTTCaggcctcacattgggctccatgctgggtgtggagcctacatgaaaaaaaatggttacaCCATAGAGTGAAAATAACATTGATATTGGAGTCTAGATGTGGGTTTTGATTCTGTCACCTATTAGCTGAGAGACTTATGGAAATTTACTTAATCTCTACTAATTACACAGATgctttctgcatctgtaaaactGTCATGGTTCTACCTTTGTTCAGGCCCATAGTAAGAAGTATATAAAATGTTCATCATAGCCTACAAATCGTAGTAAACATTTGATAAATGGTATTTGTTAATTAGGAAGggacatcagaatgtaaacaaaTATTATTCTATGACAAAACTTTTATTGTACCAaccaaaaatgaaagtttaaattcTTATCATGATTATCTAGGTCCTAGATTCATGCCCACACTACCATTTCAATTTTCATACCAACGACTTCCCAGCAAGAACCCTTCACTTTATAGGGACACTAGACTGTCCATCCTCTGGTCCCTGCTCAGTCCTATCAGTGGGCATTTATAATGTAGGTTCTAATAGAGATATGGGAACAAACATCCCAAATTTTCTAGGACAATTCtgattttcctcctcccttctcaaACCATGTAGCAAATAAAGTGTCCCAATTTGGAAGTCAGAAAACAGAATCAACAAAGAAACTGTCCTTTGTTCTCTTGCATTGTgcatctttgaaaatgaaatgcacCTTCATTTGTACCCAAAGtggaaaatagtaagaaaaaagaaaagaaaagagaagagaagaaaagaaagaaaagaagaaaagaaaagaaaagaaaagaaaagaaaagaaaaaaaaaagggcttatGCCTCTTGCCATGCCTTTAGCCTGCCCTTTATCATAAAATAAGGTGATAGATTTatgaaaatcaagagtctaagAAATACTGTTCTAGAAAACCTTATTTCATTGAGTCTTTAAGTCTGAGAATGTTTTACATGGCAAAGTTGCATTTGAATgaatctctttttaatttttttctttttcttctcttttaggtGCGGGTAGGTGATAATAGTTATATTCACCTAAAAATATTCAAAGGCCTTCCTGGACAAAATCCAACTTTGACACTTACTGGTTACCAGACTGACAAAAGCAAGGATGATGAGCTCACAGGCTTTTAGCAGCACGTTCCAAAAGTGGTCTGATATTTTCTACTGGCTATTGATTAATGTTCCCTGCTAATAAATGTAACAACAAGAAAGCattccttttcaaataaattgaTTTCTTCAACTATTTATCTTTTGTGTTAAATAgtatttaccttttctttctcaaagtcaATGTTATTGCTTTAGAGTAGAAATTCCATACAAATCAATGTCAGCTGGAAATCTTATAGAACTTAGGCCCAATGCAACTTGCTGAAGAATAagaccactaccaccaccaccaccaccattctcACCATAGGCAGGCTAAGAATCTTAGCAATCACAGGGCACAATATTCCATCCCTAGcctcagattttaaaattaaatcagttattttatgaaatatatttatatatattatattatatatttatattttgaaataatctcacAAATAAGttgcaaaaatacttttttccagaCATTTGAGAATGAGTTACCTACAGTGATGCCCCATCATCCATCAACACTTTAGTTTACATTTCCTACTAACAAGCATTTTCTCCTGAATAACTGAAATGCAACTATCAAAATCAAGAAAGTAACACTGATACATATGCTAACATCTAATCCCCAGAAAACATTCAGTTTCCCCAGTCATCCCCAAAATGTCCTTTATTGCTAAAAGTTCCAGTCCAAAACCAAGTGTTCCATttaattgctgtttttcttttttctaaaacctctattaagatataatttatatatcatataattcaTCCAATTAAAGTATACGATTCAAAAGTTTTTAgtagatttaaaaatgtgtgcaaCCATCACAGagacaattttagaacattttcatcacttcaaaaagaaactccataccttTTAGCTAtcatccccccatcctcctccacaaCTTCACCCCTAGTTTATTTACTGTTTCTATAGACctgcctattctagacatttcataagTTTTAAATCACAAGTGGGTTTCTGCAACTGGCTTATTCCACTTAATAAAGTGTTTtggagattcatctatgttgtagcatgtgccaatgttttatttattttgtggtcaaataatattcacttttatggatatactacattttgttcatccacttatcagttgatggatatttgagttgcttttaccttttggctattatggacaatGTACAAACATTTGCACACTTTGTTTTGTCCATACATATGTTTTCATGTCTCTTGGGTGTATACCTAAGGCTAACTTGCTATTTCATATGGCAACTCTATATGTTTAATTGTTCAAGGAACTTATggcctgttttccaaagtagctgcatcattttacattcccaccagcagtgtaggaGAGTTTGGATTTCTTCACATCCTACAACACTTGCTATTATCTGCCCTTTTGAGTCTAGGCATCATAATGGTATGAAGTGGTATCGTATTATGGTTCTGATGtgcgtttccctgatgacaaatgatgtCAAGTATCTCTTCATGATCTTATTATCTATTTGcatatcttcct
Protein-coding regions in this window:
- the CSTA gene encoding cystatin-A; this encodes MMPGGLTEAKPATPEVQEIANEVKPQLEEKTNETYQEFEAVEYKTQVVAGINYYIKVRVGDNSYIHLKIFKGLPGQNPTLTLTGYQTDKSKDDELTGF